GCCGACCGCGCCGCCGAAAGGCTTTTTCAGGGAGAAGATTATGCCCCGCCTGCCCATTTTGCTGCTTGCGTCATGCACTCTCGTGGCTGCGGCCCCGGCAGAGACCGGCAAGCGTTACAGCTTTGGCAATTCGAAGACCGGCGTCAGCGGCGAAGTGAGGCTGAAAGACGCACCCAATGGCGTATTGGTGCATATTGAAGCGACTGGTTTGCAGCCGGGTTGGCACGCCGTTCATTTCCATGAGAAGGCGGATTGCACGGACCCGATGTTCAAATCGGCCGACGGCCATGTCCATATGGTGACACCCACCTTCCATGGATTGCTGAACCCGGCCGGAAACGATCTTGGCGACCTGTCTAATATCTTCGCCGATGCGCAAGGCGTCGTGAAGGCGGAGTTGTTTTCGCCGTTCGTTGCCCTGCGCGACGGGACAACGCGGTCCAACCTGCTCGATGCCGACGGATCTGCACTGGTCATCCATGCCAATGCGGACGACTATGCGACGCAGCCGATCGGAGGTGCGGGCGCGCGGGTGGCTTGTACCGGGATCCAATAATGCGGGTTTCCTTGAGTGCCGCGACCTGTGTAAATGGCAGACGGCTGGATTAACGCTATAATGACGACAGCGGCTACGCCCGATCGGGTGCCCGGGAGGTGGGCCGTCGAGAACGAACAAAATTGTGCGGAGGGTCTCACGGCCGTTCTGGCGGCGCAACGAACCCAGCTATTGCGATTTTTCACGAGTCGTACCGGCAGTGAGGCAGAGGCCGAGGATGTCGTGCAGGAGATCTGGCTGCATGTGGCGCGGGCAGACACCGGGCCGGTCGCCAATCCCATGGCCTTTCTGTATCGGACCGGGATGAATATCGTCGTCGACCGCGTTCGCGAGCGGCAACGGCGGATCAGGCGAGAGCAGGGCTGGTCGGCTACCGTTGTCGAGCACAGGGGAGGGGAGGCCACGGACGAAAGCCCATCGCCCTACGACGTTGTTGAAGGGCGCGATCAAGCCGCACATCTTGCAAAAGCAATCGACGCGCTGCCACCGGGGGCGGCGCGCGTTTTCCGCCGGCACAAGCTGGATGGCCTCAGCCATGCAGAGGTCGCGGCGGAGTTCGGCATCAGCCGCAGCGCTGTTGAAAAGCATATCGCTGTCGCTCTGCGCCATCTGCGCCAGGCAATCGAGCGATGACGCGGCAGGGCTGGGGTGGTTTGCGTCCGGTGGCGTCTCATCGGCAAGGGGTAATGGTCATGAACGGGAGGTCGAAATGAACATGCCCGCCGACAGGGAGGGCGATATCGCGATGGAGGCCGCGTCATGGCACGCGCGTCTCGACGCGCCATATATGGATTGGGACGGTTTCGCGGCCTGGCTCGATGCCGACGCCGCGCATCGCACGGCTTATGATTCCGTGGCCCTGATCGACGCGGACATCGACGCGCTTCGCCCGGCAATCCTCGCAGCTTTGCCCGCAAACGACAGGGGTGAGGTCGCTTCGTCGACCGGTTCCTGCCGCTATTGGTGGATGGGCGGGGGCGTTGCCGCCATGGTTGCGCTCGCGGCCGTTGTCGCGATGCGCCTGACAGCGCCGAATGTGGAAGATATTGTGGCCTATGCGACGGGCCCTGATACAACGCGGATGATCGTGCTGAAGGACGGCAGCCATATCCTGCTGGATCGCAATTCCCGACTGGCGCTTGCCGATGGGCCCTCGCCGCGTGTGGACATGCGTAGTGGCGCCGCGTTTTTCGATGTGCGGCACGACCCGTCGCGCCGCTTCACGATAGCGGCGGGCGCCTATGAAGTGCGCGACATCGGCACCAGATTCGATCTCGTCGTCACGCCACAGCAACTGAGCATCGCGGTCAGCGACGGAAGCGTGGTCGTTGCGCCGAAGGCAGCTAAGGGCGTGACGATCGCCGCGGGAAAGCGAATGGACGTGATAACCGGCAGCGGCGAAGCGAAGGTTGGCGCGGTTGATATCGCTGCCATCGGTGCATGGCGTCGTGGACAATTGATCTACAACGCCGCCCCTCTCACACTGGTAGCGGCCGATCTGTCGCGCTATGTCGGTCGGCAAGTCATGGTCGATCCAACGATCGGCGATTTGCGGCTTTCTGGAGTGCTGACGATCAGCGATGGTGCGGGGTTGGTGGAACAGATTGAAGCCCTGCTTCCGGTCGAAGCCGTGGAAAGGGATGGCACGATGCGCCTGGTGGGGCGCAGCGCTCGCTAGCCTTTCCTGCGGCACCGCACATGCGGAGCCGCGCAGGATTGACATCGCCGCAGGATCGCTGGAGGCGGCGCTGACCGAACTGGCGAAGCAAACCGGCATATCGGTGGGCATGGCGGGCACCATCCCGGCCCGCCGTACGCCGCGCGTCAGTGGTGTGATGAGTACCGACGCCGCGCTGCGAAAACTGCTGAAAGGATCTGGGTTGCGTGCGGTTCGCGCAGGTCCGGCGCTTTGGCGGCTGGAAACGGTGCCCGCCCAGTCCGACACAACTGCGCGGGCTGCGGTCCGGATCGCTACTTCGCCTGTTGAAATCGTGGTTACGGCGACGAAGCGCGAAGAGATGCTGAGCGATGTGCCGATCGCAATCAGCGTCATCCAGCCCGAATTCGGCGAAGGGGCCGCCAGTGCCCATGATGTTGGCGGGATATTGCCCTATACGCAAGGAGCCTTTGCGACCAATCTGGGGCCAGGTCGTAACCGCATTTTCCTGCGCGGTGTCGCGGACAGTCCGTTCAACGGATCAACCCAGTCCACGGTGAACCTGTATCTGGATGATGCGCGCGTAAGCTACGCAACCCCTGATCCCGATCTGCGCGTTATCGACATTGATCGTATAGAATTTCTGCGCGGCCCTCAGGGCACACTGTACGGATCAGGCGCCCTCGGCGGGATTGTCAGGATCATCCCCAAAAAGCCCGACTTGCAGCACTGGTCGGGGATGGCCGGCCTGGAAGCCAGCCAGATCAGCCATGGCAGCGCGGGCGGAGCGATCGAAGGGACGCTCAACGCACCGCTGCTATTGGACCGTATGGCTCTGCGCCTTTCCGCCTATACCGAACGGACCGGCGGCTGGATCGATGATCGGCAGAGGGACAAGGACGACGTCAACCGCACCCAGCGCGTCGGCGGGCGCGCCATGCTCGGCTGGCAAGTTGCCGACGATTGGCATGTCGATCTTGGCGTCACCGCGCAGTGGCTGAATGTGCGTGACAGCCAATATGCCTTTCACGGGCTCGCGCGCGGAACTGCTTTGGCCGAACCGCACGATAATGATTTTCTGGTTACGACGGCGACGATCGGCGGCCAGATCGGGGCGCTCGATCTCACATCGTCCACCGCCTATGTGACGCATGAATTTAGCAGCCGGTATGACGCCACGTCCCAGGCCGCAGCCCTTGGGCTGGCGGCGCCGCTTGGTTTCGACGAACGGCGCTTGCTGCGCCTGATGACGCAAGAAGTCCGGTTGAGCGAAACATCTGCTTCACGGCCATGGGTCGCCGGTCTTACGCTGCTTAAGGCGGAAAATACGCTCACGGACAGATTCCTGCCTGTAACAGGTCAAGCGGTGACAGTCCTTGCACAACATAATGATAGTTTCGAAGGTGCATTTTTCGGCGAACTCGCCCAGCCTTTCGCGAATGAATGGAAGATAACTCTCGGCGGCCGCGCCTATCTCTCCCATGTGAATAACGAACAGGATGGACAGGCAAATCGCAGCGCGCGGGAATATGGCTTCACCCCAAGCCTTGCCCTGTCTTGGCATCCTGCTGCACAGAGATTGCTCTGGCTCCGCTACGCGAGCGCCATCCGCCCCGGCGGCATCAACCCCAATGGCGATCCGAAATCCCAATCTTTCCGATCGGACGACCTCAAGAGCATCGAGCTCGGTTGGCGACTGAGCGGAACGGATGAGCGTTTTCGACTGAGTGGCAGTCTGTTCGGGCTTCAATGGAAGAATGTACAGAGCGATGTTCTCGGCACCGATCATCTCGTCCGCACCATCAATGCCGGTCGGGCTCATAATATCGGCGTAGAATTATCGGGAGAGTTTCGCGTCATCCCCTGGACAATTGAGACCAATGTCACGGTTCAACGCGGTCGGCTGACGCACCCGTCGGTTGCTGCCGGCGCGTCGGGAGACGACACGCGGCTGCCGATTCTGCCCGATTGTGCAGGTAGCGTGAGGCTATCTTATGCCAAACCGATCGGCTCTACGCTCACCCGGGGATTCTTCTCCGCACGTTATACCGGGTCCGCCCGACTAAGTTTTGATCCTTTGCTAGACAGGAAGATGGGTGATTTTTGGGTCACCGACATTGGCATTGAAGCCATCAAGGGTAGTCTGAGAGCGGGGTTGACGCTCTTCAATCTTCTTGACCAGCGCGAAGACAGCTTCGCGTAT
Above is a window of Sphingobium sp. JS3065 DNA encoding:
- a CDS encoding superoxide dismutase family protein, with the translated sequence MPTAPPKGFFREKIMPRLPILLLASCTLVAAAPAETGKRYSFGNSKTGVSGEVRLKDAPNGVLVHIEATGLQPGWHAVHFHEKADCTDPMFKSADGHVHMVTPTFHGLLNPAGNDLGDLSNIFADAQGVVKAELFSPFVALRDGTTRSNLLDADGSALVIHANADDYATQPIGGAGARVACTGIQ
- a CDS encoding sigma-70 family RNA polymerase sigma factor, with translation MPGRWAVENEQNCAEGLTAVLAAQRTQLLRFFTSRTGSEAEAEDVVQEIWLHVARADTGPVANPMAFLYRTGMNIVVDRVRERQRRIRREQGWSATVVEHRGGEATDESPSPYDVVEGRDQAAHLAKAIDALPPGAARVFRRHKLDGLSHAEVAAEFGISRSAVEKHIAVALRHLRQAIER
- a CDS encoding FecR family protein: MNMPADREGDIAMEAASWHARLDAPYMDWDGFAAWLDADAAHRTAYDSVALIDADIDALRPAILAALPANDRGEVASSTGSCRYWWMGGGVAAMVALAAVVAMRLTAPNVEDIVAYATGPDTTRMIVLKDGSHILLDRNSRLALADGPSPRVDMRSGAAFFDVRHDPSRRFTIAAGAYEVRDIGTRFDLVVTPQQLSIAVSDGSVVVAPKAAKGVTIAAGKRMDVITGSGEAKVGAVDIAAIGAWRRGQLIYNAAPLTLVAADLSRYVGRQVMVDPTIGDLRLSGVLTISDGAGLVEQIEALLPVEAVERDGTMRLVGRSAR
- a CDS encoding TonB-dependent receptor domain-containing protein yields the protein MARCAWWGAALASLSCGTAHAEPRRIDIAAGSLEAALTELAKQTGISVGMAGTIPARRTPRVSGVMSTDAALRKLLKGSGLRAVRAGPALWRLETVPAQSDTTARAAVRIATSPVEIVVTATKREEMLSDVPIAISVIQPEFGEGAASAHDVGGILPYTQGAFATNLGPGRNRIFLRGVADSPFNGSTQSTVNLYLDDARVSYATPDPDLRVIDIDRIEFLRGPQGTLYGSGALGGIVRIIPKKPDLQHWSGMAGLEASQISHGSAGGAIEGTLNAPLLLDRMALRLSAYTERTGGWIDDRQRDKDDVNRTQRVGGRAMLGWQVADDWHVDLGVTAQWLNVRDSQYAFHGLARGTALAEPHDNDFLVTTATIGGQIGALDLTSSTAYVTHEFSSRYDATSQAAALGLAAPLGFDERRLLRLMTQEVRLSETSASRPWVAGLTLLKAENTLTDRFLPVTGQAVTVLAQHNDSFEGAFFGELAQPFANEWKITLGGRAYLSHVNNEQDGQANRSAREYGFTPSLALSWHPAAQRLLWLRYASAIRPGGINPNGDPKSQSFRSDDLKSIELGWRLSGTDERFRLSGSLFGLQWKNVQSDVLGTDHLVRTINAGRAHNIGVELSGEFRVIPWTIETNVTVQRGRLTHPSVAAGASGDDTRLPILPDCAGSVRLSYAKPIGSTLTRGFFSARYTGSARLSFDPLLDRKMGDFWVTDIGIEAIKGSLRAGLTLFNLLDQREDSFAYGNPFTIDAISQRTPVQPRTISLRLERNF